In Porphyrobacter sp. LM 6, one DNA window encodes the following:
- a CDS encoding YdcF family protein has protein sequence MMRRLLSFVFLLWAIGFLWFVVALPQPATDAQLTDAVIVPTGGAGRIARGLDVLDRGLAKKMLVSGVDPEVKPAEFAAEFGVRAEAMACCITLGFSAVDTRSNAAETAKWVAQNEVQSLRLVTTDWHMRRAASELDRTLPDHVTVIRDAVPSNPQVGTLFLEYHKLLASRAAGLADL, from the coding sequence ATGATGCGGCGCCTGCTTTCCTTTGTATTCCTGCTGTGGGCGATCGGCTTCCTGTGGTTCGTCGTCGCCTTGCCGCAGCCTGCGACCGACGCGCAGCTCACCGATGCGGTGATCGTGCCGACCGGCGGAGCGGGCCGGATTGCGCGCGGGCTGGACGTGCTGGACCGCGGCCTCGCCAAGAAGATGCTGGTGAGCGGCGTCGATCCCGAAGTGAAGCCGGCCGAATTCGCTGCCGAGTTCGGCGTTCGCGCGGAGGCAATGGCCTGCTGCATCACGCTGGGCTTCAGTGCGGTCGATACCCGTTCCAACGCGGCCGAGACGGCGAAGTGGGTGGCGCAGAACGAAGTGCAATCATTGCGGCTGGTGACGACCGACTGGCACATGCGCCGCGCGGCCAGCGAGCTTGACCGCACTCTGCCCGATCATGTCACGGTGATCCGCGATGCGGTCCCCTCCAATCCGCAAGTCGGCACGCTGTTTCTCGAGTATCACAAGCTGCTCGCGAGCCGGGCAGCGGGACTGGCGGACCTTTGA
- a CDS encoding lysophospholipid acyltransferase family protein — protein sequence MNAIVAALRSLAFYVLFYSGSALLVVASVVAVAARPRWLRAVVAKWGDWHLWCVRNVLGITVVLDGALPDGPVLIAIKHESYFEAIDTPRLLAFPAVFAKQELFRIPGWGYSAIVYGLVPVARDQGARALRSMIASAKERVAAGRPLVIFPEGTRVPHGSRPPLQAGFAGLYKLLGLPVVPIAVDSGPTYHRVIKRPGRITYKVGETIPAGLPREEIEARVHAAINALNPASPDPGTLHP from the coding sequence TTGAACGCGATCGTCGCCGCGCTTCGCAGCCTTGCGTTCTATGTCCTGTTTTACAGCGGCAGCGCGCTGCTGGTGGTCGCCTCGGTGGTGGCGGTCGCGGCGCGGCCCCGCTGGCTGCGGGCGGTGGTGGCCAAGTGGGGTGACTGGCACCTGTGGTGCGTCCGGAATGTGCTCGGCATCACGGTCGTGCTCGATGGTGCCTTGCCGGATGGGCCGGTGCTGATCGCAATCAAGCATGAAAGCTACTTCGAGGCGATCGATACCCCGCGGTTGCTTGCCTTCCCCGCCGTGTTCGCCAAGCAGGAGCTGTTTCGCATCCCCGGCTGGGGCTATTCGGCGATCGTCTATGGACTGGTTCCGGTGGCGCGCGATCAGGGGGCGCGGGCGCTGCGTTCGATGATCGCGAGCGCCAAGGAGCGCGTGGCGGCGGGGCGTCCGCTGGTGATTTTCCCCGAAGGAACGCGGGTGCCGCACGGGTCCAGGCCACCGCTGCAGGCCGGGTTCGCCGGGCTCTACAAGCTGCTTGGCCTGCCCGTCGTGCCGATCGCGGTCGATAGTGGGCCGACCTATCACCGCGTGATCAAGCGGCCGGGGCGGATTACGTACAAGGTCGGCGAGACCATCCCTGCAGGCCTGCCCCGCGAAGAGATCGAGGCGCGGGTCCATGCGGCGATCAACGCGCTGAACCCGGCTTCACCCGATCCTGGAACCTTGCATCCGTGA
- the ftsE gene encoding cell division ATP-binding protein FtsE: MNDRLTEIVKFDNVGLRYGTDPEVLSNLSFTLYPGSFYFLTGASGAGKTSLLKLLYLSQRPTRGAIRMFGQDLMTMPRARLPDLRRRLGVVFQNFRLVPHLTAFDNVALPLRLAGADEKRVVKAVADMLDWVGLAHRAHAIPATLSGGEQQRVAIARAVIARPRILIADEPTGNVDPEMALKLLRLFEALNHRVGTTVVVATHDVDLLRKVPDSLIMRLHKGQLSDPTGALRYPPRPSAPIGAGA; this comes from the coding sequence ATGAATGATCGTCTCACCGAGATCGTGAAGTTCGACAATGTCGGGCTGCGCTATGGGACCGATCCAGAGGTGCTGAGCAATCTCAGCTTCACCCTCTACCCCGGCAGTTTCTACTTCCTGACCGGCGCGAGCGGTGCGGGCAAGACCAGCCTTTTGAAGCTGCTCTACCTCTCGCAGCGCCCCACCCGCGGGGCGATCCGGATGTTCGGGCAGGACCTGATGACGATGCCGCGCGCGCGCCTGCCCGATCTGCGGCGGCGGCTGGGCGTGGTGTTCCAGAACTTCCGTCTGGTGCCGCACCTCACGGCGTTCGACAATGTTGCCCTGCCGCTAAGGCTCGCGGGGGCAGACGAGAAGCGGGTGGTCAAGGCGGTGGCCGATATGCTCGACTGGGTGGGCCTTGCCCACCGTGCCCACGCCATCCCCGCGACGCTTTCCGGCGGGGAGCAGCAGCGCGTCGCCATCGCCCGTGCGGTGATCGCCCGCCCGCGCATCCTCATCGCCGACGAGCCGACCGGCAACGTCGATCCGGAAATGGCGCTGAAGCTGCTGCGCCTGTTCGAGGCGCTCAACCACCGTGTCGGCACAACCGTGGTGGTCGCAACCCACGATGTCGACCTGCTGCGCAAGGTGCCGGATTCGCTGATCATGCGGCTGCACAAGGGGCAGTTATCCGATCCCACCGGGGCGCTGCGCTATCCCCCGCGCCCGTCCGCGCCGATAGGAGCCGGAGCGTGA
- a CDS encoding cell division protein FtsX has protein sequence MSGSGAGENGEIGLGGDAPANDAAPAMPRPTRGGARMLPAPRFSGPIPWVIAILIALVVIAAAGGLALRNLATSAQADLSSAVTVQVIEANPDLRAQRGAAAVKALTGVDGVQSVRLVPETELAALLEPWLGAGAASGDVPIPALIDVELTTNAGPAEIARIEAALQTAVPGARVDAQSDWLRPVYGALSALQWLALGLVVLVALATAAAVWLAARNAFASARDTVEIIHLLGATDRQISAVFLRTVLREASFGAVIGAALGGGAVWLLGQQFAALDSGMASGGVLTLANWLMIGAVPVAGVLLALLTARITIALALKDML, from the coding sequence GTGAGCGGGTCTGGAGCGGGCGAGAACGGGGAAATCGGTCTGGGCGGCGACGCCCCCGCAAACGACGCCGCACCCGCGATGCCGCGCCCGACGCGCGGGGGCGCGCGGATGCTGCCGGCACCGCGTTTTTCCGGGCCAATCCCGTGGGTGATCGCGATCCTCATCGCGCTGGTGGTGATTGCTGCCGCGGGCGGGCTCGCGCTGCGCAACCTTGCCACCAGCGCGCAGGCCGATCTGTCTTCGGCGGTGACAGTGCAGGTGATCGAGGCCAATCCCGATCTGCGCGCCCAGCGCGGCGCGGCGGCGGTCAAGGCGCTGACGGGGGTCGACGGCGTGCAATCGGTGCGGCTGGTGCCCGAAACCGAACTGGCAGCGTTGCTCGAGCCCTGGCTTGGGGCAGGCGCGGCGAGCGGCGATGTGCCGATCCCGGCGCTGATCGATGTCGAGCTGACCACCAACGCTGGCCCGGCGGAAATCGCGCGGATCGAGGCGGCCTTGCAGACTGCGGTTCCCGGCGCGCGGGTTGACGCGCAATCGGACTGGCTGCGCCCGGTCTATGGCGCGCTTTCGGCGCTCCAGTGGCTGGCGCTCGGGCTCGTCGTTCTGGTCGCGCTGGCGACCGCTGCGGCGGTATGGCTGGCCGCGCGCAATGCCTTTGCGAGCGCGCGGGATACGGTCGAGATCATTCACCTGCTGGGGGCGACTGATCGCCAGATATCGGCGGTATTCCTGCGCACCGTGCTCCGCGAGGCATCCTTCGGCGCTGTGATCGGCGCGGCTCTGGGCGGGGGCGCGGTGTGGCTGCTGGGACAGCAATTTGCGGCGCTCGATAGCGGCATGGCGAGCGGTGGGGTGCTGACGCTTGCCAATTGGCTGATGATTGGTGCGGTGCCGGTGGCGGGCGTGCTGCTCGCGCTGCTGACGGCGCGGATCACCATTGCGCTTGCCCTCAAGGACATGCTTTAG
- the hisC gene encoding histidinol-phosphate transaminase has translation MSTPQPKPWIAQIHAYVPGKSKSASGKPLTKLSANENPLGSSPAALAALAEGHVAADYPDPDARALREKIAEVHGLDPDRIVCGTGSGELLHCAVQALAGPGDEVLASRYSFSLYPLLAQKVGATPVLAADDNYAASVDNLLAAVTERTKVVLLDNPNNPVGTFLPPSEVVRLHAGLPSDVLLVVDEAYGEYVDPAFQSAAFELAAAHENVLVSRTFSKAYGLASERVGWVTGAPNLIDLVNRLRGAFNVSVSGQKAALAALGDQAFVTASREHNAKERTRFAEAIAMLGNHGISACPSEANFLLVHFEGSVSAAQALEALSDAGYAVRHLPSQGLPNSLRITIGTAEATTDVIATLRRLCGEAA, from the coding sequence ATGTCCACACCGCAACCCAAGCCCTGGATCGCCCAGATCCACGCCTATGTGCCGGGCAAGTCCAAGTCGGCGAGCGGGAAACCGCTCACCAAGCTGTCGGCCAATGAAAACCCGCTGGGATCGAGCCCGGCGGCGCTTGCGGCGCTGGCCGAAGGCCATGTGGCGGCGGATTACCCCGATCCCGATGCGCGTGCGCTGCGCGAGAAGATCGCCGAAGTGCACGGACTTGATCCTGACCGGATCGTGTGCGGCACCGGCTCTGGTGAGCTGCTGCACTGCGCGGTTCAGGCGCTCGCCGGGCCGGGAGACGAGGTGCTGGCCTCGCGCTACTCCTTCTCGCTCTACCCGCTGCTCGCCCAGAAGGTGGGCGCGACGCCGGTGCTGGCGGCAGACGACAATTACGCAGCGAGTGTCGACAACCTGCTCGCCGCCGTTACCGAGCGGACCAAGGTGGTGTTGCTCGACAATCCGAACAATCCGGTCGGCACCTTCCTGCCACCGTCCGAAGTCGTGCGGCTGCACGCCGGCCTGCCCTCGGACGTGCTGCTGGTGGTGGACGAGGCGTACGGCGAGTATGTCGATCCGGCGTTCCAGAGCGCCGCCTTCGAACTCGCCGCCGCGCATGAGAACGTGCTGGTGAGCCGCACTTTCTCCAAGGCCTATGGTCTGGCCTCGGAACGGGTCGGCTGGGTGACGGGCGCACCGAACCTGATCGATCTGGTCAACCGGCTGCGCGGGGCGTTCAACGTCTCGGTGAGCGGGCAGAAGGCGGCGCTGGCGGCGCTCGGCGATCAGGCCTTCGTCACCGCCAGCCGCGAGCACAACGCCAAGGAGCGCACGCGCTTTGCCGAAGCTATCGCGATGCTCGGCAACCATGGCATCTCGGCCTGTCCGAGCGAGGCCAATTTCCTGCTCGTCCATTTCGAAGGCTCGGTTTCGGCGGCGCAGGCGCTTGAAGCGCTGTCCGACGCGGGTTACGCGGTGCGCCACTTGCCGAGCCAGGGTCTGCCCAATTCGCTGCGCATCACCATCGGCACCGCCGAAGCGACGACCGACGTCATCGCGACGCTCCGCCGCCTGTGCGGAGAGGCAGCATGA
- a CDS encoding NRAMP family divalent metal transporter — protein sequence MTAPDEHADDRHTEPDGRTWGEVLGPGLITGAADDDPSGIGTYSQIGAQFGFSLAWIMVFSYPLLVATQLICARIGAVTGHGIAHNLKRHYPRPVLWFAVMLLLIANTINLGADLGAMAAALNLLLPGPIMLYVVLFGGISVLLEVFVAYALYTRILKWSALSLLAYILVPFVADISPQEVLRGVVVPELTFDRQTAMAVIAALGTTISPYLFFWQAGQEVEEQHRLHTRPLGVRPRTAGPGLKRMQTDTVIGMGVTSVTALFIVIATAATLHANGINEIASADAAASALRPIAGDFSFLLFAVGIIGIGLLAVPVLAGSAAYALSETFGWTEGLDRKPHEAKAFYGAIVVAVLSGVALNLIGIDPMQALYWTAVINGLLAPPLMVMTMLAASNPKVMGRLTLPPLLKFGGWAATAVMTLVSGMFLLS from the coding sequence GTGACCGCCCCGGACGAGCACGCGGACGATCGGCACACCGAACCCGATGGGCGGACATGGGGCGAGGTGCTGGGCCCCGGATTGATCACCGGCGCGGCCGATGATGATCCGAGCGGGATCGGCACCTACAGCCAGATCGGCGCGCAGTTCGGCTTCAGCCTCGCGTGGATCATGGTGTTCAGCTACCCGCTGCTGGTCGCGACGCAGCTGATCTGCGCGCGCATCGGCGCGGTGACCGGACATGGCATTGCGCACAACCTGAAGCGCCACTATCCGCGCCCGGTGCTGTGGTTTGCGGTGATGCTCCTCCTAATCGCTAACACGATCAATCTCGGCGCGGACCTTGGTGCGATGGCGGCTGCGCTCAACCTGCTGCTGCCGGGACCGATCATGCTCTATGTGGTGCTGTTCGGCGGCATTTCGGTACTGCTTGAGGTGTTCGTTGCCTATGCGCTCTACACCCGCATCCTGAAGTGGTCGGCGCTTTCGCTGCTCGCCTATATCCTTGTGCCCTTTGTCGCGGATATCTCGCCGCAAGAGGTGCTGCGGGGCGTCGTTGTGCCCGAACTCACGTTTGACCGGCAGACGGCGATGGCCGTCATTGCGGCACTGGGCACGACGATCAGCCCCTACCTGTTCTTCTGGCAAGCCGGGCAGGAAGTGGAGGAGCAGCACCGTCTTCACACGCGTCCTCTCGGCGTGCGTCCGCGGACGGCAGGCCCTGGCCTCAAACGGATGCAGACCGATACCGTTATCGGCATGGGGGTTACCAGCGTCACCGCGCTGTTCATCGTGATCGCCACGGCCGCCACGCTTCATGCAAACGGGATCAACGAGATCGCCTCTGCCGATGCAGCAGCCAGCGCGCTGCGCCCGATCGCAGGGGATTTCAGTTTCCTGCTGTTTGCCGTGGGGATCATTGGCATCGGCTTGCTGGCGGTGCCAGTGCTAGCGGGATCGGCCGCCTATGCGCTGTCCGAGACCTTCGGCTGGACCGAAGGGCTGGACCGCAAGCCGCATGAGGCCAAGGCCTTCTACGGCGCGATCGTCGTCGCGGTGCTGAGCGGCGTGGCACTCAATTTGATCGGCATCGATCCTATGCAGGCGCTTTACTGGACTGCGGTGATCAATGGGCTGCTCGCACCACCCTTGATGGTGATGACGATGCTGGCAGCGAGCAATCCCAAGGTAATGGGCCGGTTGACCTTACCGCCGCTGCTCAAGTTCGGCGGATGGGCGGCAACAGCCGTCATGACCCTGGTCTCGGGGATGTTCCTGCTGAGCTAG
- the metX gene encoding homoserine O-acetyltransferase MetX, which produces MNAAPLSPVYRLPDPLPLDSGQALENCEIAYETYGSLAPDKSNAVLVCHALTGDQYLASPHPITGKPGWWERMVGPGKPIDTDRRFVICANVIGSCMGSSGPASLAPDGQPYAMRFPVITIRDMVRGLVALLDGLGIDKLHAVVGGSMGGMQALSLAANWPERAARVLVIASTARHSAQNIAFHEVGRQAIMADPAWAEGDYYAADAKPDNGLAVARMAAHITYLSEAGLTEKFGRRLQDREAKGFGFDAEFQVESYLRYQGSGFTRRFDANSYLYITRAMDYFDIAEEHGGKLADAFAGTQARFCIVSFDTDWLYPTAESRHIVHALNAAGAKVSFVELSAPHGHDSFLLEHDQLDRVVKGFVE; this is translated from the coding sequence ATGAACGCCGCCCCGCTCTCGCCGGTCTATCGCCTCCCGGATCCCCTGCCGCTCGACAGCGGTCAGGCGCTGGAGAATTGCGAGATCGCTTACGAGACCTACGGCAGCCTCGCGCCCGACAAGAGCAACGCGGTGCTGGTGTGCCATGCGCTGACCGGCGACCAGTATCTGGCAAGCCCGCATCCGATCACCGGCAAGCCCGGTTGGTGGGAGCGGATGGTCGGCCCGGGCAAGCCGATCGATACCGACCGCCGCTTCGTGATCTGCGCCAATGTGATCGGCAGCTGCATGGGATCGAGCGGCCCTGCCAGTCTTGCGCCCGATGGCCAGCCCTATGCGATGCGCTTTCCCGTCATCACCATCCGCGACATGGTGCGTGGCTTGGTGGCGCTGCTGGATGGCCTCGGGATCGACAAGCTGCATGCCGTGGTCGGCGGTTCGATGGGCGGGATGCAGGCGCTGAGCCTTGCCGCCAACTGGCCCGAGCGCGCGGCACGGGTGCTGGTGATCGCCTCGACCGCGCGCCACTCGGCGCAGAACATCGCCTTCCACGAAGTCGGGCGGCAGGCGATCATGGCCGATCCCGCCTGGGCCGAGGGCGATTACTACGCGGCAGACGCCAAGCCCGACAACGGCCTCGCCGTGGCGCGCATGGCGGCGCACATCACCTATCTGTCAGAAGCCGGCCTGACCGAGAAGTTCGGCCGCCGGTTGCAGGACCGCGAGGCCAAGGGTTTTGGCTTCGACGCCGAATTCCAGGTGGAAAGCTACCTCCGCTATCAAGGCAGCGGCTTTACTCGCCGGTTCGATGCGAACAGCTATCTCTACATCACCCGCGCGATGGACTATTTCGATATCGCCGAAGAGCATGGCGGCAAGCTGGCTGATGCCTTCGCGGGGACGCAGGCGCGCTTCTGCATCGTCAGCTTCGATACCGACTGGCTCTACCCCACTGCCGAAAGTCGCCACATCGTCCATGCGCTCAACGCGGCGGGCGCGAAGGTGAGCTTCGTGGAGCTTTCCGCGCCGCATGGGCATGACAGCTTCCTGCTCGAACACGACCAGCTCGACCGCGTGGTGAAGGGGTTTGTGGAGTGA
- a CDS encoding MJ0042-type zinc finger domain-containing protein translates to MIIACPACGTRYAVPDAAIGSEGRTVRCAKCKHSWFQEPPLLDLRYPDEAAAARQDVGASAPVAEAPAPHPAPAPTPAPSQPAPAAESAPVAERPSVSHWRAADNPETEGASIDDASIAVRALRRGLSQQATSDPEPRIAPQMDAPAAFSDNASGAGTVDDPPFGDDDYSAADQESCFDFRPPFTRRRNTLKMWTIAAVIFAVLATGTIAAVNYYGLPEWVPIDRPTFGIGRPGLELDFPVEDQRPEALPNGETIFRVRGTITNTARTSLDVPNLLVVFSDQRERKVGDWVVVPAKTQLAPGETVTVTVAIANIPPGAAVADLGWAPN, encoded by the coding sequence ATGATCATCGCCTGCCCAGCCTGCGGTACGCGCTATGCGGTGCCCGATGCTGCCATCGGCAGCGAAGGGCGCACCGTGCGCTGCGCCAAGTGCAAGCACAGCTGGTTCCAGGAACCGCCGCTTCTCGATCTGCGCTACCCTGATGAAGCGGCCGCCGCCCGTCAGGACGTAGGCGCTTCCGCCCCAGTGGCCGAGGCCCCTGCCCCGCACCCGGCACCGGCGCCAACGCCGGCACCGTCGCAGCCCGCACCCGCAGCGGAGAGCGCGCCCGTGGCAGAGCGCCCATCGGTCAGCCATTGGCGTGCAGCCGACAATCCCGAAACCGAAGGCGCCAGTATCGACGATGCCTCGATCGCCGTGCGCGCCCTGCGCCGGGGATTGAGCCAGCAGGCGACCAGCGACCCCGAACCGCGCATCGCCCCGCAAATGGATGCGCCTGCTGCCTTCAGCGACAATGCCTCGGGCGCGGGGACTGTCGATGATCCGCCCTTTGGCGATGATGATTACAGCGCCGCCGACCAGGAATCGTGCTTCGATTTCCGTCCGCCATTCACCCGGCGGCGCAATACGCTGAAGATGTGGACGATTGCGGCGGTGATTTTCGCGGTGCTGGCCACCGGGACGATTGCCGCGGTCAACTACTATGGCCTGCCCGAATGGGTGCCGATCGACCGCCCGACCTTCGGCATTGGTCGCCCCGGCCTCGAGCTCGATTTCCCTGTGGAGGATCAACGCCCCGAAGCGCTGCCGAACGGTGAAACCATCTTCCGTGTGCGCGGGACGATTACCAACACCGCGCGCACCTCGCTGGATGTGCCCAATCTGCTGGTGGTCTTCTCCGACCAGCGCGAACGCAAGGTGGGTGACTGGGTGGTGGTTCCGGCCAAGACCCAGCTGGCCCCGGGCGAGACTGTCACGGTGACCGTAGCGATCGCCAATATCCCGCCGGGCGCAGCCGTGGCTGACCTTGGCTGGGCACCCAATTAA
- a CDS encoding prephenate/arogenate dehydrogenase family protein: MTIQRVAIIGLGLLGGSIGLAVKARGLGIATSGWDRDASVRERAAARGLVDQVCERAEDAVANADLVILCVPVGAMGDAARAIAPGLAPHAVVSDVGSSKAAVAEALATALPGATIIPAHPVAGTEQSGPEAGFATLFAGRWCIITPPEGVDPAALEALSDFWTKLGSKVELMDAAHHDLVLAVTSHIPHLIAYTIVGTASDLEDVTQSEVIKYSAGGFRDFTRIAASDPVMWRDVFLTNKGAVLEMLGRFTEDLTALQRAIRSGDGDTLFDLFTRTRAIRRQVIEQGQDDERPDFGRQHPD, encoded by the coding sequence ATGACCATCCAGCGCGTCGCAATCATCGGCCTCGGCCTGCTCGGCGGCTCGATCGGGCTGGCGGTCAAGGCGCGCGGGTTGGGCATCGCCACCTCCGGCTGGGACCGCGATGCTTCCGTGCGTGAGCGGGCAGCGGCACGCGGCCTCGTCGATCAGGTGTGCGAGCGTGCCGAAGACGCCGTCGCCAACGCCGATCTGGTGATCCTGTGCGTCCCCGTGGGGGCGATGGGCGATGCCGCCCGCGCGATTGCGCCGGGCCTCGCACCCCACGCCGTCGTGAGCGATGTCGGTTCGTCCAAGGCCGCCGTCGCCGAGGCGCTGGCCACCGCGCTCCCCGGCGCCACGATTATCCCCGCGCACCCGGTGGCAGGCACCGAGCAGAGCGGGCCGGAGGCGGGCTTTGCCACGCTGTTTGCGGGCCGCTGGTGCATCATCACCCCGCCCGAAGGCGTCGACCCTGCGGCACTCGAAGCGCTGTCGGACTTCTGGACGAAGCTCGGATCCAAGGTCGAACTGATGGACGCGGCGCACCACGATCTGGTGCTGGCCGTCACCAGCCACATCCCGCACCTCATCGCCTACACCATCGTCGGCACGGCGAGCGATCTGGAAGACGTGACCCAGAGCGAGGTCATCAAATATTCGGCAGGCGGTTTCCGCGATTTCACCCGTATCGCCGCGTCGGATCCGGTGATGTGGCGCGACGTGTTCCTGACCAACAAGGGCGCCGTGCTGGAGATGCTCGGGCGTTTCACCGAGGATCTGACCGCGTTGCAACGCGCGATCCGTTCGGGCGACGGAGACACGCTGTTCGATCTCTTCACCCGCACCCGCGCCATCCGGCGGCAGGTAATCGAGCAGGGTCAGGATGACGAGCGCCCCGACTTCGGGCGCCAGCATCCCGACTAG